GACCCGAGCATCTCCGGCGCGATCGGCTGGTGCATGTTCGACTACAACACCCATAAGGACTTCGGCTCCGGCGACCGCATCTGCTATCACGGCGTCATGGACATGTTCCGCGAACCGAAATTCGCGGCTTACGTTTACGCAAGCCAATGCGACCCGTCGGAGGAGGTGGTGATGAAGCCCGTCACCTTCTGGGCGCGCGGCGAGCGCAACATCGGCGGCGTGCTGCCGCTGATCGTGCTCACCAATTGCGACGAGATCGAACTCAAATACGGATCTCTCGTGAAACGCGTCGGCCCGGACCGCGAGAACTTCCCGCATCTGCCGCATGCGCCCGTCGTCATCGACCACCGCCATTTCACCAAGGACGAGCTCGGTGTCTGGGGCATGAAGTGGGAAAGCGCCGAATTCACCGGCTTCATCGGCGGCAAGGCGGTCGCCAATCTCCGCATGGTCGCTGATCCCGTGCCAGCGAAGCTTCAAATCGAGACCGATGGCAAGACGATCAGAGCCGAGGGCCGCGACTGCGTCCGCGTCATCGTCCGCGCGCTCGATCAGGCCGGCAACATCCTGCCGTTCCTGAACGACGCCATCGATATCGAGGTTCAAGGCCCGGCGCGGCTCATCGGCCCCGCCCGCCTCGTCTTTCAGGGCGGCACGACCGGCTTCTGGCTGGAGTCGGTCGGCAGCGCCGGCGATGTCCTAGTCACCGTGACGTCGTCGCGCCTCGGCGCGGCAAAGCTGGACCTTGTGGCATCGGCCGAGGGAGCGGCGAGCGCATGAGCGAGCTTCAACTCAGCGATGTCCGCAAATCCTATGGCGGCCTGGAAGTCATCAAGGGTGTTGATCTCGACATCAAGTCGGGCGAGTTCGTTGTCTTCGTCGGCCCCTCCGGCTGCGGCAAGTCCACCCTCCTCCGCATGATCGCTGGGCTCGAGGAGATCACCTCGGGGGATCTCACGATCGACGACATCCGGATGAACGATGTCGATCCGTCGAAACGCGGCATCGCCATGGTCTTCCAATCCTATGCGCTCTACCCGCACATGACGGTGCGGGAGAACATGGGCTTCGCGTTGCGCTTTGCCGGCGTTCCCAAGGCCGAGATCGAGAAGCGGGTGAACGAGGCGGCGAACATCCTCGAGCTCGGCCCGTTTCTCGATCGCAAGCCGAAGCAGCTTTCGGGCGGCCAGCGCCAGCGCGTGGCGATCGGCCGGGCGATCGTCCGCCATCCGAAAATCTTCCTCTTCGACGAGCCGCTCTCCAACCTCGACGCGGAGCTGCGCGTGCACATGCGAATCGAGATCGCGAGACTGCACAAGCAGCTCTCCGCGACGATCGTCTATGTGACCCACGATCAGGTGGAGGCCATGACGCTCGCCGACAAGATCGTCGTGATGCGTGGTGGCGTGGTCGAGCAGGTCGGCTCGCCGCTGGAACTCTATGACGACCCAGCCAATCTCTTCGTCGCCGGCTTCATCGGCTCGCCCAAGATGAATTTCCTCAAGGGCGTGATCGAGGCCGGCGAAGGCGGAGCGGCTTGCGCCCGGCTGCCGGACTACGCCGACGCGAAGATTCCCATCCGCCTGGAGCGAGCGATGCCGGGAAGCGAGGTCACCATCGGCGTCCGGCCCGAGCACTTCAACGAGAACGGCTCGGCAACGCTCGATCTGACGATCGACATGCTGGAGCATCTCGGCGGTGAGACCTTCGCCTATGCCCGCCACGGCAAGGGCGAATTGGTGGTGATCGAAACGAAGAACGGCCGCGGTCTGAAGTCCGGCGACCGCATCGCCGCCCGCTTCGACCCCGCCTGCGCCCTGATATTCGATGCGAGTGGCAAGCGGCTGCGGTAGCACGCGACGGATCAAAAGATGGAACCATAAAGCCCGCACCAGTGTTCGGCCTCGATCAATCGACACGAGGTGCGGCGACCATGACACCAACAGTGAAACACCGGTTCGTCGAGTTGGACGGCATCGGCGTCTTCTATCGCGAAGCGGGCCCCGAGGATGCGCCGGTCGTCCTGCTTCCCCACGGCTATCCATGCTCGTCCTACGAGTTCCGCAACTTCATGCCGCTACTGGCCGATCGGTGGCGGCTCATCGCGCCGGATTTTCCGGGGTCGGGATACAGCGACACGCCGGACGACTTCACCTATGACTTCGACGGCTTCGCCGACTTCCTCGAGGCTTTCATCCGCCGCCTCGGTGCCAATCGTTTCGCGCTCTATCTGCACGACTTCGGGTCCCAGATCGGTCTCCGGCTGGCAATCCGCCGGCCGGACCTGATCGCCGCGCTGATCCTCCAGAACGGCGACATCTACGAGGACGTGCTGGGTCCGAAATACGCGCCGCTTAAGGAGTATTTCCGCAATCCCACCGCCGAGGGCCGGGCCAAGCTCGGCGAAGCAGTGAGCGAAGAGGGCTACCGGGACGAGTTCCTGAACGATGTTCGGCCCGAGCTTGCCGAGCGGATTCCGCCCGATCTCTGGAAACTGCATTGGTCGCTGACAACGCCCCGGCGACGGGAGATCGCCATAGACGTCATCGCAGGTCTGCGGGAAAACCTTGACTGGTTCCC
The Ensifer sp. WSM1721 genome window above contains:
- a CDS encoding ABC transporter ATP-binding protein, with amino-acid sequence MSELQLSDVRKSYGGLEVIKGVDLDIKSGEFVVFVGPSGCGKSTLLRMIAGLEEITSGDLTIDDIRMNDVDPSKRGIAMVFQSYALYPHMTVRENMGFALRFAGVPKAEIEKRVNEAANILELGPFLDRKPKQLSGGQRQRVAIGRAIVRHPKIFLFDEPLSNLDAELRVHMRIEIARLHKQLSATIVYVTHDQVEAMTLADKIVVMRGGVVEQVGSPLELYDDPANLFVAGFIGSPKMNFLKGVIEAGEGGAACARLPDYADAKIPIRLERAMPGSEVTIGVRPEHFNENGSATLDLTIDMLEHLGGETFAYARHGKGELVVIETKNGRGLKSGDRIAARFDPACALIFDASGKRLR
- a CDS encoding alpha/beta fold hydrolase encodes the protein MTPTVKHRFVELDGIGVFYREAGPEDAPVVLLPHGYPCSSYEFRNFMPLLADRWRLIAPDFPGSGYSDTPDDFTYDFDGFADFLEAFIRRLGANRFALYLHDFGSQIGLRLAIRRPDLIAALILQNGDIYEDVLGPKYAPLKEYFRNPTAEGRAKLGEAVSEEGYRDEFLNDVRPELAERIPPDLWKLHWSLTTPRRREIAIDVIAGLRENLDWFPRYQAYLREHQPPTLIVWGPQDGYMPEASARAYLRDLPKAELHLFDGGHWLLETNLREVAAVTRDFLLRMSPAF